One Chloroflexota bacterium DNA window includes the following coding sequences:
- a CDS encoding TRAM domain-containing protein: MSVEFVFRIIGMFALGIGGGFLGFSVAEFFGLSRDFWAVVFAAVGALTGLVATPYLTTRPARWLRNQIGLLPTRVLVAGMAGLIVGLGVAALVSVPLSLLPAPLGRVLPFVAVLLFSWLSISVFVMRQHDIFTLFRDRLPAQHNEEDAAGGTPSAGAASILLDTSVIIDGRIADVSQTGFISAPMLVPRFILNELQHIADSSDVLRRNRGRRGLDILNRLQKESVVPVRITDMNVEGVREADDKLVILAKQLHSAILTTDYNLNKVAGIQGVTVLNINDLANAVKAVVLPGESMTVKVIQEGKEQGQGVGYLDDGTMVVVEDGRRLMNQNVDLIVTKVLQTAAGRMIFAKPDRS; the protein is encoded by the coding sequence ATGAGCGTCGAATTTGTTTTCAGAATTATTGGAATGTTTGCTCTGGGCATCGGCGGCGGCTTTCTCGGCTTTTCGGTGGCCGAATTTTTTGGCTTGTCGCGCGACTTCTGGGCAGTGGTGTTCGCCGCAGTGGGAGCGTTAACCGGGCTGGTGGCGACTCCCTATCTGACCACCCGCCCGGCTCGCTGGCTGCGCAACCAGATCGGGTTGTTGCCGACACGAGTGCTGGTGGCCGGGATGGCCGGGTTGATTGTGGGCCTGGGCGTTGCGGCGCTGGTGTCGGTGCCGCTCTCTTTGCTTCCCGCGCCTCTGGGCCGCGTTTTGCCTTTTGTGGCCGTGCTGTTGTTTAGCTGGTTGAGCATTTCAGTTTTTGTGATGCGCCAGCACGACATCTTTACCCTCTTCCGTGACCGCCTGCCAGCCCAACACAACGAAGAAGACGCCGCCGGCGGAACACCCTCCGCAGGGGCGGCCAGCATTTTGCTCGACACCAGCGTGATCATTGACGGGCGCATCGCCGACGTGAGCCAGACCGGCTTCATCTCCGCCCCGATGCTGGTGCCGCGCTTCATTCTCAATGAGCTTCAGCACATCGCCGATTCGTCGGACGTGTTGCGCCGCAATCGCGGGCGGCGCGGGCTGGACATCCTCAACCGCCTGCAAAAAGAATCAGTCGTGCCGGTGCGCATCACCGACATGAACGTGGAAGGTGTACGCGAAGCCGACGACAAGCTGGTCATCCTGGCCAAGCAACTCCACAGCGCCATCCTCACCACCGATTACAATCTCAACAAAGTCGCCGGCATCCAGGGCGTCACCGTCCTCAACATCAACGACCTGGCCAACGCCGTCAAAGCCGTCGTCCTGCCCGGCGAAAGTATGACGGTGAAAGTGATTCAGGAAGGCAAAGAGCAGGGGCAGGGCGTGGGCTACCTGGATGACGGCACGATGGTGGTGGTGGAAGACGGTCGCCGCCTCATGAACCAGAATGTAGACCTCATCGTCACCAAAGTCTTGCAAACCGCCGCCGGGCGGATGATTTTTGCCAAGCCGGATCGTTCGTAA
- a CDS encoding cysteine--tRNA ligase produces MPLIIYNTLTRKKEEFKPLVEGRVRMYVCGPTVYDYSHIGHAKTYVAFDTVVRYLRWRGFNVRYVQNITDVGHLLDSGEDRILKGAARERVEPMEIVEKYARAYFEDMDALGVQRPDISPRASAHVPEQIEMIKTLIEKGNAYEADGSVYFDVSSFKDYGKLSGRKVEELEEGTREQVRSDKRHPEDFALWKKAAPEHILRWASPWGWGFPGWHIECSAMSAKYLGETFDIHGGGVDNIFPHNECEVAQSEAANGQPFANYWMLTGSLTVEGVKMSKSLGNFVTVKDILKKYRPEAVRFFILTGHYRGPIDFSDEALEAASKGWERLAAPALTARQRLRAPGLAGETDSGVEAAIADARAAFVTAMDDDFNTAAALAGLFEFNKIVNTLLNADTSPARGSLEAIDAFYREVGGQVLGVIPEAASSSSDANAEREAGLIQFLIELRAEARKRKDFATGDAIRKRLAELGVTLEDGKDGTTWKI; encoded by the coding sequence ATGCCTCTTATCATCTACAACACCCTCACTCGCAAAAAAGAAGAATTCAAACCGCTGGTCGAAGGCCGGGTGCGTATGTATGTCTGCGGCCCGACGGTGTACGACTATTCGCACATCGGCCACGCCAAAACCTACGTGGCCTTCGACACGGTTGTGCGCTACCTGCGCTGGCGCGGCTTCAACGTCCGCTACGTGCAAAACATCACCGACGTCGGCCACCTGCTCGACAGCGGCGAAGACCGCATCCTCAAAGGCGCGGCCCGCGAGCGCGTGGAGCCGATGGAAATTGTGGAGAAGTACGCCCGCGCCTACTTTGAAGACATGGACGCCCTCGGCGTCCAGCGCCCCGACATCTCGCCCCGCGCCAGCGCCCACGTGCCGGAGCAGATCGAGATGATCAAGACCCTCATCGAAAAGGGCAACGCCTACGAAGCGGACGGCTCGGTGTACTTCGACGTCTCGTCGTTCAAGGACTACGGCAAACTCTCCGGGCGCAAAGTGGAAGAATTGGAAGAAGGCACGCGCGAGCAGGTGCGAAGCGACAAGCGCCACCCCGAAGATTTTGCCCTCTGGAAGAAAGCCGCGCCCGAACATATTTTGCGCTGGGCCAGCCCCTGGGGCTGGGGCTTCCCCGGCTGGCACATCGAATGCTCGGCCATGTCGGCCAAGTACCTCGGCGAAACGTTCGACATTCACGGCGGCGGCGTGGACAACATCTTTCCGCACAACGAATGTGAAGTAGCCCAGAGCGAAGCCGCCAACGGCCAGCCCTTTGCCAACTACTGGATGCTCACCGGCTCACTCACCGTCGAAGGCGTGAAGATGAGCAAGAGCCTGGGCAACTTCGTCACCGTCAAGGACATCCTCAAAAAATACCGCCCCGAGGCCGTGCGCTTCTTCATCCTCACCGGCCACTATCGCGGGCCGATTGATTTTTCGGACGAGGCCCTGGAAGCGGCCAGCAAAGGCTGGGAGCGACTCGCGGCCCCGGCGCTGACGGCGCGACAACGACTCCGCGCCCCCGGCCTTGCCGGTGAAACCGACTCTGGGGTGGAGGCCGCCATTGCCGACGCCCGCGCCGCTTTCGTCACCGCGATGGACGACGACTTCAACACCGCCGCCGCCCTGGCCGGGCTGTTCGAGTTCAACAAGATCGTCAACACCCTGCTCAACGCCGACACATCCCCTGCGCGCGGATCGCTCGAAGCCATTGACGCCTTCTATCGCGAAGTTGGCGGGCAGGTGCTGGGCGTCATTCCAGAGGCGGCTTCATCTTCCAGCGACGCCAACGCTGAGCGCGAAGCCGGCCTCATCCAGTTTCTCATCGAACTTCGGGCCGAAGCCCGCAAGCGCAAAGACTTTGCCACGGGCGACGCCATTCGCAAACGCCTGGCCGAGTTGGGCGTGACGC